A genome region from Alistipes dispar includes the following:
- a CDS encoding DUF3244 domain-containing protein has protein sequence MKRIILLMFLSFLACGELVAANEISREVKIKVVILGGDRPRPRSEQSWDIVAAELNGNLLFINFYETVGKVTITVKNSYGQIVCSHPCDTTFEPVVIMNVPVDKDNYTINIIGDQIEAYGEYYL, from the coding sequence ATGAAAAGGATTATTCTTCTTATGTTTCTGAGTTTTCTTGCGTGTGGAGAACTCGTTGCGGCCAATGAAATTAGCCGGGAAGTAAAAATCAAAGTTGTTATTTTAGGAGGAGACAGGCCTCGTCCCCGATCAGAACAAAGCTGGGATATCGTAGCTGCCGAATTGAATGGCAACCTATTATTTATTAATTTCTATGAAACCGTCGGCAAGGTTACAATTACGGTGAAAAATTCATATGGACAAATCGTCTGTTCGCATCCTTGCGATACGACATTCGAGCCGGTAGTAATCATGAATGTCCCGGTTGATAAGGATAATTATACCATTAATATCATTGGAGACCAGATAGAAGCTTACGGGGAGTATTACTTGTAG
- a CDS encoding tetratricopeptide repeat protein: MKRTIILSVFTLLVFGSCQRNSTVELRLNHAEELMSEHPDSAWHILESIDRKALDSRRIRARHALLSSQALDKNYIDVNNDSLIRIAIDYYAKHGSYEDRAKAYYYHAIVQGNASNTEAAIKALVIAEEYAKKTRDTLLNGLIFSYLGDQYYSQYSFDGAIAAYSSAIPFFETLNNKTYLLYVLWRKGVSLNLADNPQQAIECLSEAQTIAVDLEDLPAILDITASIGGIKIGRNDDIVSLQTYKQDIFNIYNRYADGEIPVEHYPLIGYIYWQEGRIDSARILCNRYYSLQPHITSLNVGVLSILSQVEESDGNYKKALFYERLYSNYSDSLNMEWRNNLVQNLERKYRTEYFQKSYAALKKTSWYAMVSLILVIAIIIILAAVVIASYKRAIFRKNQELSEYEHYIKESKTHYAELTHEYNEIKRNLKIPNEHSQTLFVILENRIKSLQKLLELASICETNPDNFYRQFKEHLKVASGKNQELANDVIAIANLSCHGIIDYLQKSYPALSQRELCYCGFICLGFSPESIRILYNHTNTYSIYTLRSKIRSKLGITNDSSNLEKYIVELKKYLGKTVDFI, from the coding sequence ATGAAACGAACGATAATTCTATCTGTTTTCACCTTGCTGGTGTTCGGCAGCTGCCAGAGAAACAGTACTGTTGAATTACGGTTGAATCATGCGGAAGAACTGATGTCGGAACATCCTGACAGTGCTTGGCATATACTCGAATCCATCGACCGGAAAGCACTCGATTCCCGACGCATAAGAGCCCGTCACGCTCTTTTGTCGTCACAGGCACTTGACAAAAATTATATAGATGTAAACAATGATTCTTTAATCCGTATTGCTATTGACTATTACGCGAAACATGGCAGTTATGAAGACCGGGCTAAAGCATATTACTATCACGCGATAGTTCAAGGTAACGCTTCAAATACAGAGGCAGCCATCAAAGCTCTCGTTATAGCCGAGGAATATGCCAAGAAAACGAGAGACACTCTCTTGAACGGTTTAATATTTTCGTATCTCGGGGACCAGTACTATAGTCAATATAGCTTTGATGGAGCCATTGCAGCTTATTCTTCTGCAATTCCCTTCTTCGAAACTCTCAATAATAAAACTTACCTTTTATACGTATTATGGAGAAAAGGTGTATCGCTGAATTTGGCCGATAATCCACAACAAGCTATCGAGTGTCTATCCGAAGCGCAAACGATCGCGGTAGATTTGGAAGACCTCCCCGCAATCTTGGATATTACAGCTTCCATCGGAGGAATAAAAATAGGTAGGAACGACGATATAGTATCCTTACAAACTTATAAACAAGATATATTCAATATATATAACAGATATGCTGATGGAGAAATTCCGGTGGAGCATTATCCTCTTATCGGATATATTTATTGGCAGGAGGGACGGATCGACTCCGCCCGTATATTGTGCAATCGATACTATTCGCTCCAACCTCATATAACATCATTGAATGTGGGCGTTTTGAGTATTCTGTCTCAGGTTGAAGAATCGGATGGCAATTATAAAAAAGCGTTATTTTATGAACGTTTGTACTCCAATTATTCCGATTCTCTCAATATGGAATGGCGTAATAATCTGGTGCAAAATCTCGAACGGAAATATAGAACCGAATATTTTCAAAAGTCGTATGCCGCATTGAAAAAGACGAGCTGGTATGCAATGGTATCTTTGATTTTGGTTATTGCAATAATCATAATTCTTGCAGCTGTTGTAATTGCGTCTTACAAACGGGCCATATTTCGGAAAAATCAGGAACTCAGCGAATATGAACATTATATAAAGGAAAGTAAAACGCATTATGCGGAACTGACCCATGAGTATAATGAAATCAAAAGGAATCTGAAGATTCCCAATGAGCATTCTCAAACCTTATTTGTCATCTTGGAGAATAGGATTAAAAGCCTGCAAAAATTACTGGAATTGGCATCTATTTGTGAAACGAATCCAGATAATTTTTACAGACAATTCAAGGAACATCTCAAGGTCGCTTCCGGGAAAAATCAAGAATTGGCGAATGATGTGATTGCTATCGCGAACTTATCCTGTCATGGAATAATTGACTATTTACAAAAGTCATATCCGGCACTTTCACAACGCGAACTTTGCTATTGCGGGTTTATTTGTTTGGGATTTTCTCCGGAAAGTATTCGGATTTTATATAATCATACGAATACTTATAGCATCTATACACTGCGAAGCAAGATTCGCAGTAAATTGGGAATAACGAACGATTCGTCGAACCTTGAAAAATACATCGTAGAACTGAAAAAATATCTGGGCAAAACAGTTGACTTCATATAA
- a CDS encoding S41 family peptidase translates to MKMNIFVFASILLIITFNHIGVYGNSAYQDADSLAQIWKNREIKISGKIDITDIATPAMEIPKFLSLSGLPHPSNDSIPEYISAQVTLRNKSLSKDSLCSADLMWVLRPYLQWLQNIDPHFRVEPQPVHFSDAKKADDISVFGFLSLNVNDTLIVDRSIDPLFQQGDRILRINDVPASQYLQYCYDDRHIYPFTLLTNYHYAIITALDYKIRLARKGNILEINTSGFPWKDVYLKLNRQREFQSRIFKDAKTGYFSIGEFYPNNNLLIRKLRTAILQARREGCTSFILDLRGNPGGNGHSFDRLLSIFINRPTIPYLKNERLKVSPWTLNDYDFLTSDMLGSVVEVPSQHMNKTIYLDQQLYIPGMQYYVLMDKDTSSIAASFCNILQYNGAVQLVGEPLRHNALKYGETVDARFGISGLYLYVSTVEFDEYTRAVDGVLMPDIAIPYVARDYLSGRDAMLDKLLEIIESNPIN, encoded by the coding sequence ATGAAAATGAATATATTTGTTTTCGCATCGATTTTATTAATTATCACGTTTAATCACATCGGTGTATATGGAAACTCAGCATATCAGGATGCAGATAGTCTCGCACAAATCTGGAAAAATCGAGAAATAAAAATTAGCGGCAAAATCGACATAACGGATATTGCAACGCCGGCGATGGAGATACCCAAGTTTCTCTCATTGTCAGGCCTACCTCATCCTTCCAATGATTCCATACCGGAATATATATCGGCTCAGGTAACACTCCGAAATAAAAGTTTATCTAAGGACTCATTATGTAGTGCAGACTTAATGTGGGTACTTCGCCCCTATCTGCAATGGCTACAAAACATCGATCCTCATTTTCGGGTCGAACCGCAACCCGTTCATTTCTCGGATGCCAAAAAAGCCGATGATATTTCCGTATTCGGTTTTTTATCGCTCAATGTCAATGATACGCTTATTGTAGATCGTTCAATCGATCCTCTCTTTCAACAAGGCGATCGAATCCTGCGCATCAATGATGTCCCAGCCTCACAATATCTTCAATACTGCTATGACGACAGACATATCTACCCGTTCACCCTTTTAACCAATTATCATTATGCGATTATTACAGCATTGGATTACAAGATTCGTTTGGCTCGCAAAGGCAATATTTTGGAAATCAACACATCCGGATTCCCGTGGAAAGACGTGTATCTCAAATTGAACCGACAACGTGAATTTCAAAGTCGAATCTTCAAAGATGCCAAAACAGGGTATTTTTCGATCGGAGAGTTTTATCCCAACAATAATCTCCTGATTCGCAAGCTGCGAACGGCCATACTTCAGGCTCGGCGAGAGGGATGTACCTCGTTCATATTGGATTTAAGAGGCAATCCGGGCGGTAACGGACATTCATTCGACAGGCTGCTATCCATATTCATCAATCGGCCGACCATTCCGTATTTGAAGAACGAACGATTAAAAGTCTCTCCATGGACCTTAAATGATTACGATTTTCTAACTTCCGATATGCTCGGTTCGGTCGTAGAGGTTCCAAGTCAACACATGAATAAAACCATATATCTCGATCAACAATTATACATCCCGGGGATGCAATACTATGTATTGATGGACAAAGATACGAGTTCAATAGCCGCATCGTTCTGCAATATTCTGCAATACAATGGCGCCGTCCAGTTAGTCGGAGAGCCATTACGTCATAATGCGTTGAAGTATGGAGAGACTGTTGATGCCCGATTCGGAATTTCCGGATTATATCTCTACGTATCGACGGTCGAATTTGACGAATACACCCGCGCCGTCGACGGAGTGCTGATGCCCGACATCGCCATTCCATATGTCGCACGGGATTACCTTTCGGGACGGGATGCCATGCTCGACAAATTGCTGGAAATCATTGAATCCAACCCAATAAATTAA
- a CDS encoding radical SAM/SPASM domain-containing protein, protein MTDLKWSRFNFLVETEKHRKYLYNSYSNSLIALDDSLYASLLFLSRDNGTSILSAFSEEEIEYLKKIYALVEDDDALVDILHHQSMSRLYSKKTMVLTIAPTQSCNFACTYCFEKWRQSGALSNRTEDAIINYIKHLKQEDGLESVNLTWYGGEPLLQYKRVISLARRIDELGLKINENLLITNGYFFTPEVVEKLVEAKISEIQITLDGFRETHDIRRPLINGKGTFDTIIKNLDDYYNSRFRGAFAIAIRVNIDNRNYKSFMEIYRWLNDRYKSKKLIVYPGIVVLDETDCNASTCLSRNAVTDIFLDLFTKYGVVTEELYPDDVNMECMTRSPYSMLIGSQGEIYKCYEDLGNKELTVGNINDPEVWHNYELIAKYAVGIDHYNDPECRKCSYLPICRGGCPIRRFENVYKGKHNDCCTPFKGRIKDYIELYSKILND, encoded by the coding sequence ATGACCGATCTGAAATGGTCTCGTTTCAATTTTCTGGTCGAGACGGAAAAACATCGGAAATATTTGTACAACAGTTACTCCAATAGCTTAATCGCATTGGATGACTCGTTGTATGCGAGCCTCTTGTTTTTATCTCGGGATAATGGAACGTCAATTTTGTCGGCATTTTCCGAAGAGGAAATAGAATATCTGAAAAAGATATATGCACTGGTCGAAGATGATGATGCTTTGGTAGACATTCTTCATCATCAAAGCATGTCTCGGTTGTATTCGAAAAAGACCATGGTTTTGACCATTGCACCTACTCAAAGTTGCAATTTTGCTTGTACGTATTGTTTCGAGAAATGGCGTCAGTCGGGTGCGCTTTCGAATCGGACCGAAGATGCGATTATAAACTATATCAAGCATCTAAAGCAGGAGGATGGCCTTGAATCAGTCAATCTTACATGGTATGGCGGGGAGCCGTTATTACAATATAAAAGGGTTATCTCATTAGCCCGAAGAATTGATGAACTGGGGCTAAAAATCAATGAAAACCTACTGATAACCAATGGATATTTCTTCACGCCGGAAGTTGTCGAAAAACTGGTCGAAGCTAAAATCTCGGAAATCCAGATAACTCTCGATGGGTTTAGGGAAACTCATGATATTCGGCGACCTTTGATTAATGGAAAAGGAACATTCGATACGATTATCAAAAATTTGGATGATTATTATAACAGCCGCTTCAGGGGTGCATTCGCCATTGCGATTCGGGTAAATATCGACAATCGGAATTACAAAAGCTTTATGGAAATATACAGATGGCTGAATGACAGATATAAATCTAAAAAGCTAATCGTATACCCCGGAATCGTGGTTCTGGATGAAACCGATTGCAACGCTTCGACGTGCTTGAGTCGAAATGCCGTAACGGATATTTTCCTCGATTTATTTACCAAATACGGAGTAGTCACGGAGGAATTATATCCCGATGATGTGAATATGGAATGCATGACCCGCAGTCCGTATAGCATGCTTATCGGCAGTCAAGGCGAAATTTATAAATGTTATGAAGACCTCGGAAATAAAGAGCTGACCGTAGGGAACATCAATGACCCGGAGGTATGGCACAATTACGAATTAATTGCGAAATATGCCGTAGGAATTGACCATTATAACGATCCGGAATGCCGTAAGTGCAGTTATTTGCCTATATGCCGAGGCGGTTGTCCCATTCGTCGTTTCGAGAATGTATATAAAGGGAAACATAACGATTGTTGCACGCCGTTCAAAGGCCGCATAAAAGACTATATTGAACTATACTCGAAAATTCTTAACGACTAA